The following nucleotide sequence is from Chelmon rostratus isolate fCheRos1 chromosome 11, fCheRos1.pri, whole genome shotgun sequence.
cagagtaggttcacctggaGATACGCGAGTGCACcgcaactataaaaagacagcatcaatggaaccccgatttgaggagtcaccatggcaacgcgGAAGGGGAAGGCTGCATACTTTACACCGCTCGAATtgaacattttaatgcgctcatacggcgagtttgaacatgtttttagacggaagtccaacaccgctgcagctgcgaaggagagggagacggcgtgggagaacattgctgctcgggtcaatgcgtgagtataaatgtattcctttgaaatcacaataatattacaagtcaaaactgcttgaatggtagccttttaatttatttcatttaggtgcaatcctCCGGGGGAGAAGcacacttggcagcagcttaaaatgaaatataaaaacattgttctaacaggtaagacctcggcatgatctcatggaggtagctacctcattttgatcatgttttacattgtcaagtaaatattaagtcgctgtttgtgcagttgttttatccccaacataatgctgttttcacacacataaaagttttttttcttctttctgctccctttcattgtaaaattgggcatattgtgttcatataatgttttgttttttgtctacgagtaaaatttaaaaatgaaaaaaaagtgttctcatctatatcatgtcATGTTAAACAATTAAGccaaactaacacagacttttactcagccaacagaaaaaaggcagatgcaagaagaacgggtggtggcccaCCACCtctaactgaggcagaggagctggccctaaGCCAGAAAGTAGgaaggccagtggctgagggaaACCCTGGAGGAAGTTCATCCTCTGAAACCACCACCCACCACCCAAGACACAAGTGgcttcataaaatgtaatatgccttggcctatatatatatatatatgtatgtatatatatatatatatatatatatatatatatatatatattaaagcCTAttcttaaaaatatttattttcctttaatgtcttttttttctctgtttgtcccaacagattctgatggtactgtctgcctggtggagccacctcaagccacaacagaccttgtaactgtaagtaggcaatactccaaagattttgcaaagtgGTCCATTTAAGTATACTGAAACATATCACTCATCTAGGATGAAGACTACAATGAAACTatgtctgctgccttcacagaggaAGATCCAGAAAGGCCTatagaggtaacatcttcatatgttactGATAGTTGCCCTCCAATTTACACTTATTAACATTCTGGTGGAATATagagtgtgacatttagcctacactgaagtattaacacattctcatcctttttaacagggcatggctgggcagcagcaggaaggtccctcaacttccacagcacagattgacacagtgagatgaatgtccagtaaacagcagaggttcagtctgtggtatttgtgtgcaactgtatcatttaatgtcctccttATGTATTCCCAGTTACCTGTTAAAGACATCTACAAAATCTATctcctgaaaaaaatacaaaaaactgaaaaagacatgcagtaCTTGGACCGCAAGATAAAAATGGCAGATCTAGAAACTGCTATACTGGAGCACAAGTTAGAGGTGGGTGCATGGTGAACTATGTTAATTATATTAACTATTGGAACATTAACTAAACAAGCTCTTGTGTTAGTAGCaaataaagaagaccaaatgaaatgtgtattattgatttatttgactgctgtggtggtgatgatggtgacttAATCTCCGAAATGATTATGGCATatggtgtctctgactgctctgccatcctgcatagctggcaggtggaaggggtcatcatcagggtcatccatttgtagggcaggttgttgctctcctctaatagtagcaatattatgaagaacaacacaagccacaataatatcacaggccctcgcaggggtcaccctcaggtgacgtaggcactggaaacaggctttcagcaggcctatggtcatctccacccgggctctcgtcctgcagtgagcccgattgaagttctgttgggggcctggttcagggtcagggtaaggggtcagcagcctgggttggcatgggtaacccctgtcacccagcagaaggccgtcaaactctcctgtaatgtatagttagagtatattaaaggagggagacaagtaaattgtgcaaatctttaggctgcttaccacgttgcagtctgttgctcaggTCAGACTTGCGATACATCCTTGAATCATGAACAGACCCAGGCCACTTGGCCTCCACACTGGAAATGATGTATCCGGCGTCACATATGATcttgacagtgcagagaatgacagatgtttaactATGACgcagtctttaacattttgaaacagcagtctacatgtacctgcacatttatgctgtgaatggacttcctattcacatagtctgcttcattatgtgaaggagctgtgatggggatatgtgtgccatctatgcagccaatcacactgggaaatcctaaaagaaattaaaattactaatcccagtctgaggttgcagcacgtcattaaccaaatataatttaaaattcatttaacgGATCTCTACATCATTCACCTGCAATCCTGTGGAACTCCTCCTTGATGACTCTGACGGGTTTATGTCCAGGGAAAACGACAAATATTGGTAAAAGGCGTTTCAGCGCAAGGCACACTTTCCTCACCGCCCTGCATACAGTCGCCTTGCTCAAGTGCTCTGCATCTCCGACATTGTAAAGAAAActcccatttgcaaaaaaacGCAGTGCAACACACAATATCTGCTGATATGTCAGGGCATGACTACGGCTGGTAACGTTGCAAATGTAAGGACGGATTAGATTGtgtatgtagatgatggacTGTGCCGTGAAACGGTACCGCTCAAaaagataactgtctggaaaagaaagaacatcgatgcgtggtctgataaatatctcccgacgaatatttaattctctgcgcagtatcgctgcaccttcatccacgggatcatgatcaaacGGACAagccatgttaacgaaaaaaagtcaccacctactgtgaCTAATGGACTTCCACggacgtttttttttaattacatacggcagaactatgccaaaactcgtctgccgactgaataaatgaatgaggaagtgaaatacggtgtgtggttgaaagagggcggagacacagagaaactcaaggttccttgagtaaaacctggtcccgaccaggttaggttcatagagtcagttactgcggtaactgactcagagtttaacttacctctgtctgtgaaacaggcttgagttacccctctttctctggtttgacttaccttcctatgtgaaacggaaaactcagagtttccctcatttcagggttaacatactcagagttttcagtaaacctgctttgtgaaacggacccctgcTCTTTAAGCCTCTTCGCTACCTGAGCTCCAGACAAAGTCCTGTCATAGCCACGCTGTCTTCAGGAGCTGTGGCCGGTAAGCCAGTCCAGTTATACCAGGAACTACATGTAATACAGTCGCACATATGGAAGTGGCTAATCCTCTGTCTTGCAATTAGATGTATTAGTTTTAGTCAAGTATTCCCTAGGAATTCTGTTCACACTGGACCATTTCAGTTGTCATGTGAGCATGACACCGACATGATGGCTGTGGTCTAGACATGGGGTCAGAGTGTAGAGGTAAGGGTGGCGCATTCAACTTTCATGCAGGAAACTGACATTCACACCTCGTCACAGACCTGCAATTAATGTTGCCTTAATGCTTGTAACCACTACCTTTCCCTAACCACAATCAAACTAAAAGGAAATATTGTAGCATGAAGGGGTTATACTAAGGCCCCTCATGTCATCCAATTCAGCATTCCCACAGAGTCTTGTTTGGTCATGAACATAGTATGATGTCTTTGCAGCTTTCATGGTCCTGTTATTTGACTTAAAGGCACTGGTTGACATGAGTTCAATTGGGACCATCTTTGCCTACACTCTTGTTGCAGTGTGTATTCTCAAATTGAGGTATGTACACAGAGTAACTACATGTAAATGTAATCTGTTCAGTCAAAGGCCATGGTATTCAATGTCAGACTTAAACAGCTTATTCTATCTACTGAGTCATGTAGAAGTTCTGCATTAACTGTTGTGTAAGCATgttgctttgtcttttctctcagGTACAAAGAAGACACGGGTTTTGTCCATAGATCAGAACCCTTTACTGTGAGAGGGCTAGTAATGCCTCCGTCTCGACCCACCCAGCTCACCtctaaaaatgtcaacataGTCACCGTCGTTATTTGTAAGTAATCCCTCATTAGGGTTGTTTTTTCACCtatgtgctgctgtggtttttttctcttgctcttGTCACAGTATGACGTAGAATTTTCTGCACTCAACAACTTCTAACAACTGTTTTTATCCTCTCCAGTGTTCCTGGTGGTCGTTTTAAGCATTCTGTTGTCCGAGACTGTGCATTCCATGCGCAGACGAGAGTTGTGGAGCATACTGTTCGTGTCTGTTGCTCTTGCTGTTGCTATCATCTGGAGACAGCCACAGAGCACAACTAAAGCTGCTTTCATGGTAAACTGGAGGGGTGATCGTTGTAGGAAGAATTTCTTGCATCCTGAGGATTTACACTTCCGATCGGGATGTCTCGTTTGCAGTTAGCGGGCCTTCCTAAGTGACAGTTAGAAAGAAAGTTCATGGCAAAGACGTGATGTGGCTGATGTGGCCAACCCAGGTTAAAAGCAAGCAGaatgacaaacacacttttttgtTTACAAAAAGTAATTAAACTTTTTAAACCCAGCATCTGTGGGACTGTTTCAAGCGGCTTCTGAAAACGCATCATTACAGCGCTTTTAGAGCTCcattctctgccttttttttaacctcattCATTAATTTACATCTTGTcaagaaatgattaaaataacCATACCATGCTTTTCaccacatttgattattttcttttatttggagcttccacacaaacaaaactgccTCACATGAGAAAAaccaaaatactgaaaacaacTACTACACTGTGAATGACAATGAGTATGTAAATATGGTTTTGTAGGCTATacagttaaatggtttctttttttgtctgttttaattgtgtttgttgATATATGATTGGGAGTCtgcacaggatgttttattttgaaaaacttgGATTCTCCATGCCGACTTCCTGCCAGACTCGATCAGGGAGCTGCACCCTGTCTGGGGCTTGATCTGGTGGAACCGCTTCAAATCGCTGGCTGTAATGCAGCCAGTGAGTTGTTAGCAGAGTGGGAGGGCTTAGAGGTGTTCCACCATGCCTGAGGGTATATTAGTCCATACAACATCCTGCCCTATGAACACTTGTGGTGGACCTCCTTCTCATTCAGCCACACTTAATTAGTCAGTGGGTTAACAGCCCCATATATCCAGAAACAGTTCATGGCCAAATGCTTTtgtaatttaaaacatttctaacCACCATGCAGGTACCAATGGAGCTACTGTAAGAGCAGACTGTATAATCAATTAGACGCAAGATACAGAGACAAATGCAGTTGAGGACCGCTGCCATACCTCAGGCTACAATGCGTTATGAAGTgtaacattttctattttgaaatcAGTTCTCTATTGATCAATAATTTGTTAGTGACGttgaatatacagtgtagctggagatcaaTCACAGCGACCCTGTccccagatgaatgtggttttaatgtggcttattTATCGTTGAAATCGTTGGAAGTGGGATGCTTATGTTCCCATTGAGTGGTTCAA
It contains:
- the LOC121614352 gene encoding putative nuclease HARBI1; translated protein: MACPFDHDPVDEGAAILRRELNIRREIFIRPRIDVLSFPDSYLFERYRFTAQSIIYIHNLIRPYICNVTSRSHALTYQQILCVALRFFANGSFLYNVGDAEHLSKATVCRAVRKVCLALKRLLPIFVVFPGHKPVRVIKEEFHRIAGFPSVIGCIDGTHIPITAPSHNEADYVNRKSIHSINVQIICDAGYIISSVEAKWPGSVHDSRMYRKSDLSNRLQRGEFDGLLLGDRGYPCQPRLLTPYPDPEPGPQQNFNRAHCRTRARVEMTIGLLKACFQCLRHLRVTPARACDIIVACVVLHNIATIRGEQQ